The Pseudomonas sp. S06B 330 genome contains the following window.
TGGTCGCACGACGTCGATGGCGTCGGGCCGAACTTCGAAGAGGGCACCAAGGCCGTTAGCCTCGGTGTGGATGCCGACTACCTGAACACCTACACCGCCAGCCTCAGCTACACCGACTACTTCGGCGGCAAGTGGAACACCAACACTGATCGCGACTACGTCGCCCTCAGTTTCGGCGTGAACTTCTGACACCCATCAGCGAGAGGAACAACAACAATGAAACCTTTACGTTTTCTACTCACCGCCTGCACCCTGTCCCTCGTTGCCAGCAGTGTCATGGCTGCGGTTTCTGAACAGGAAGCCGCCAAGCTGGGCACCAGTCTCACGCCCGTGGGCGCAGAAAAGGCAGGCAACGCCGATGGCAGCATCCCGGCCTGGACCGGTGGCCTGAAAACCGACGCAGCACCGGTTAGCAATGGCTTCATGGGTAACCCTTATGCCGGTGAAAAACCTCTGTTTGTGATTACCGCAGCCAACGCCGAGCAGTACAAGGACAAACTGACCCCAGGTCAGTTGGCAATGTTCAAGCGTTACCCTGAAACCTACCGCATGCCGGTGTACAAGACTCAACGCAGCGCGACCATGCCGCAAGCGGCCTATGACGCGGCGAAAAAAAGCGCGGTGACTACCGAAGCGGTCAACGACGGCTACTCGCTGAAGAACTTTGAGCAGTCGCATTACTTTGCCTTCCCGATCCCGAAAAACGGTCTGGAAGTGGTGTGGAATCACCTGACGCGCTATCGCGGGCACAACTACATCAACGTCCAGGTTCAGGCGACCCCGCAGGTCAACGGCGACTTCACGCCGGTGCACATCGAAATCGCCAGCGGCTTTCCGTGGATCATGGCAGACGCCAAACCCAAGGACATCAACAACATCTTGTTCTTCGCCAAGCAGACGGTTACTTCACCGGCGCGCATGGCCGGTAACGTGACGTTGATCCACGAAACCCTTGACCAAGTGGCCGAGCCGCGCATGGCCTGGGCTTACAACGCCGGTCAACGGCGTGTGCGCCGCGCCCCGCAGGTGGCCTATGACGGCCCAGGCACCGCCGCTGATGGCTTGCGCGTAGCGGACAACGCCGACATGTACAACGGCGCACCGGACCGTTACGACTGGAAGCTGGTGGGCAAGAAGGAAATCTACATCCCCTACAACAGCTATGTGCTGCAATCGCCAACGCTCAAGTACAAGGACATCATCCAGCCCGGTCATATCAACCAGGACCTGACCCGTTATGAGCTGCACCGGGTATGGGAAGTGGTTGGCACGCTCAAGCCCGGCTCACGGCATATCTACGCCAAACGCACCATGTTCTTCGATGAAGACACCTGGACCGCTGTGGAGATCGACCACTACGACGGTCGTGGCCAGCTGTGGCGGGTCAGTGAAGGGCACACCTACACCGACTACGTGCAAAAGCTGACGGCGTTCGCTGGCATCGGCACCTATGACCTGATGGCCGGTCGTTATGTGGTGGCGAACCTGGGCAACGAGAACAAGCAAGGCATCAACTACGCCTATCAGCCGAGCGTCAACGACTTTACTCCGGCAGCGCTGCGCAACGCCGGTATCCGCTGAGTTTCTGAGCATCCGCTGTTCGCTCGTCACGCCGGGCGGACAGCGCCGCGTTGGGCAAT
Protein-coding sequences here:
- a CDS encoding DUF1329 domain-containing protein, which gives rise to MKPLRFLLTACTLSLVASSVMAAVSEQEAAKLGTSLTPVGAEKAGNADGSIPAWTGGLKTDAAPVSNGFMGNPYAGEKPLFVITAANAEQYKDKLTPGQLAMFKRYPETYRMPVYKTQRSATMPQAAYDAAKKSAVTTEAVNDGYSLKNFEQSHYFAFPIPKNGLEVVWNHLTRYRGHNYINVQVQATPQVNGDFTPVHIEIASGFPWIMADAKPKDINNILFFAKQTVTSPARMAGNVTLIHETLDQVAEPRMAWAYNAGQRRVRRAPQVAYDGPGTAADGLRVADNADMYNGAPDRYDWKLVGKKEIYIPYNSYVLQSPTLKYKDIIQPGHINQDLTRYELHRVWEVVGTLKPGSRHIYAKRTMFFDEDTWTAVEIDHYDGRGQLWRVSEGHTYTDYVQKLTAFAGIGTYDLMAGRYVVANLGNENKQGINYAYQPSVNDFTPAALRNAGIR